From Arachis hypogaea cultivar Tifrunner chromosome 3, arahy.Tifrunner.gnm2.J5K5, whole genome shotgun sequence:
ACGGGGTTGATATTAGGTAAAAAAAAGTCTATTAATTAATATAtccatttaaaataatatttttggttaaaaaatgaGATGTCTGGTAGGTTGtggttttataatttatatacgcATGTAATGTttggtattttttctttttacctaAATGATTTGTAGTTAGTCGCCAAAAAAAATGATTTGTAGTTTACTTGTGTTTGacgtttaatattaaattaagtaatttttttaaataaaaaaattaaataattttatgttgGCCTATTAACTTGATGTGTTATTTAATGTTGAATGTGAACCGTTTTAAGGTCTGAAAATATAAAGCttgttttttgtgtatttttttttgagttaaagtttgattatgttaaaaataattttagtataaaaaaattaaaatataataagccaaatatttgttctttgttttaagcttaatataatttttgttttgtgtttttttagtATGATCAAATTTTAACtctaaagaaacaaaaaataagttTTATATTCAATATTAAATAGCACATCAAGTTAATAGGccaaaacaaaattaattgattttttttaaaaattacttaatttaatattaaaaatcaaaCACAAGTTAGTTACAAATCATTtaggtaaaaagaaaaaaaaacattgtACGTGCAATGATTACATTTAAGTCATTAACAATTTATTCcactatttattattatattcttaaattTGTACACattgtaattatatatattgactctctatactatttttttttatataggaGAAAAGTAATCGTTAGCAATACAGTAGGATTTATATTCGATTTGCTTACATAATCAACCTCTAATCCAATTTTAGGATGACTTCTTACATTAGACTTTTATATTATCAAAAAGTGAAATTTAACAAACATAATGTAGTAAATTTGttcaccaatatatatatatatatatatatatatatatatatatatatatatgtatatatatatatatatatatatatatatatatatatatataatttttctaaTTTCTACCCATCACGCTTGAACAACCCTGATCTCACTTAGCTTTTCCACCAGCTTATCCAACTGTTCCTGAGAGCTCCCATCCTTATTGATCGCACCCAAAGCCTTACCTCTCAGCTCCTCAGCCCTTACCCTCTCCTTCGTAGTTCTCTCCAACGACCACTTTATCTTCCTCGCCAGCTCGCTCGGTTCCGGAACATTCTCCGTCCCCTCCGCCGCTCGAACCGCCACGCCCAACTGGTCCACCAACAGTTTCGCATTAGTGTACTGGTCCGCACCCATCGGCCAAGTCAGCATCACAACACCGGAGATCACTCCTTCCAGCGTCGAGTTCCACCCGCAGTGACTCAAGAACGAGCCCACGGCACGGTGACTCAGTATTACCATCTGCGGGGCCCATCCCTGGATGatgaacccactcttccccacccGATTCGCGAGTCCACTTAGAACGTTACGGTGGTCCCGTTCCACGTGTCGCGTGTCAAGATCCTTCACGGACAATATGAAACGGACGCCGCTGAGTTCCAATGCTTGCGTCAGCACCTCCATCTGCTCACTCGTAAGAACCGTACGGCTCCCGAAGCAGACATACACCACCGAACCGCTCTCGCACGAGTCGAGCCACATTATGAGATCGTCGTGGTTCACAGTGCTTGAACCGCCGCGGCATTCCGATCCGATCGAACCGTCTTCCGGATTAGGAAGAACTGGACCTACGGCCCAGACCCTCTCATGGTCTAGCTCCTTCTTCACATGGTCGAGGTAAATGCGCTCCAATTCGGTGAAAGTGTTGAAAACGATGCCCCATGTTTCTAGATTCAGGAGCATGTTTTCCCTGTGAAATTCCCATTCAAATTCTCCTCT
This genomic window contains:
- the LOC112789984 gene encoding flavonol 3-O-glucosyltransferase UGT89B1, encoding MSPTKTHVLAYPFPSSGHLIPLLDLCKALVSRGINVTVLVTPPNQPLVPSNYSPLLQTLVLPNLQFPNPNQNRLVAMVTSMRQNHYPILLDWAMTHPLPPKAIISDFFLGWTHYLARDLHVPRLVFSPSGAFALSVSFSLWRDLPQIENNDVVSFPKLPNSPIYPSWQLTYHFRESKRGEFEWEFHRENMLLNLETWGIVFNTFTELERIYLDHVKKELDHERVWAVGPVLPNPEDGSIGSECRGGSSTVNHDDLIMWLDSCESGSVVYVCFGSRTVLTSEQMEVLTQALELSGVRFILSVKDLDTRHVERDHRNVLSGLANRVGKSGFIIQGWAPQMVILSHRAVGSFLSHCGWNSTLEGVISGVVMLTWPMGADQYTNAKLLVDQLGVAVRAAEGTENVPEPSELARKIKWSLERTTKERVRAEELRGKALGAINKDGSSQEQLDKLVEKLSEIRVVQA